Proteins encoded by one window of Heliangelus exortis chromosome 5, bHelExo1.hap1, whole genome shotgun sequence:
- the MDK gene encoding midkine gives MQVRGLLLLLLPLVLLAATTEAGKNKKEKGKKDTSECEDWRWGPCIPNSKDCGLGYREGTCKDESKKLKCKIPCNWKKKFGADCKYKFESWGGCSSQTGMKTRSGILKKALYNAQCEQIVYMTKPCTSKIKSKSKAKKGKGKD, from the exons ATGCAGGTCCggggcctcctcctcctcctcctgccactgGTCCTTCTGGCTGCTACCACCGAGGCTGGCAAGAACAAGAAAG agaaggggaagaaggacACCTCTGAGTGTGAGGACTGGCGCTGGGGACCCTGCATCCCCAACAGCAAGGATTGTGGTCTGGGCTACCGTGAGGGAACTTGCAAAGATGAGAGTAAGAAGCTCAAGTGCAAGATCCCCTGCAACTGGAAGAAGAAGTTTGGAG CTGACTGCAAGTACAAGTTTGAGAGCTGGGGGGGGTGTAGTTCTCAGACTGGGATGAAGACTCGCTCTGGCATCCTGAAGAAAGCCCTGTACAATGCCCAGTGTGAGCAGATCGTTTACATGACCAAGCCTTGCACTTCCAAGATTAAGTCGAAGTCCAAAG CAAAGAAGGGCAAGGGGAAGGACTAA
- the CHRM4 gene encoding muscarinic acetylcholine receptor M4 isoform X1, whose amino-acid sequence MAAENRSAAAGGLPDFIFQKELFAARDADPMHNLSAQPWQAKMGNLTYDNFTLGNHSEVAIQPPTDYKTVELVFIATVTGSLSLVTVVGNILVMLSIKVNRQLQTVNNYFLFSLACADLIIGVFSMNLYTVYIIKGYWPLGAVVCDLWLALDYVVSNASVMNLLIISFDRYFCVTKPLTYPARRTTKMAGLMIAAAWILSFILWAPAILFWQFIVGKRTVPERECYIQFLSNPAVTFGTAIAAFYLPVVIMTVLYIHISLASRSRVRRHKPESRKERKSKSISFFKGPLIKQNNNSPKKAVEVKEEVRNGKVDDQPSAQTEVTGHQEEKETSNESSTVSMTQTTKDKPTAEILPVGQGQSPSHPRVNPTSKWSKIKIVTKQTGTECVTAIEIVPAKASDHNSLANSRPVNVARKFASIARSQVRKKRQMAAREKKVTRTIFAILLAFILTWTPYNVMVLINTFCETCVPETVWSIGYWLCYVNSTINPACYALCNATFKKTFKHLLMCQYRNIGTAR is encoded by the exons ATGGCCGCTGAGAACCGCTCGGCAGCGGCCGGGGGGCTGCCCG ATTTCATCTTCCAGAAGGAGCTGTTTGCTGCCAGAGATGCAG ATCCCATGCACAAcctctctgctcagccctggcaggCGAAGATGGGCAACCTCACCTACGACAACTTCACCCTTGGAAACCATTCTGAAGTGGCCATCCAGCCTCCCACCGACTACAAGACAGTGGAGCTGGTGTTCATTGCCACGGTCACTGGCTCGCTCAGCCTTGTCACCGTGGTGGGGAACATCCTGGTGATGCTGTCTATCAAGGTGAACCGACAGCTCCAGACTGTCAACAACTACTTCCTCTTCAGCCTGGCCTGCGCAGACCTCATCATCGGGGTCTTCTCCATGAACCTCTACACAGTCTATATCATCAAAGGCTACTGGCCACTGGGGGCTGTGGTGTGTGACCTGTGGTTGGCCCTGGACTACGTGGTGAGTAATGCCTCTGTCATGAACTTACTCATTATCAGCTTTGACCGCTACTTCTGTGTCACCAAGCCCCTGACGTACCCGGCCCGCAGAACCACCAAGATGGCGGGGCTAATGATCGCGGCCGCCTGGATATTATCCTTCATACTCTGGGCCCCTGCCATCTTGTTCTGGCAGTTCATTGTGGGCAAGAGGACAGTCCCTGAGAGGGAATGTTACATCCAGTTCCTCTCCAACCCAGCAGTGACCTTTGGCACAGCCATCGCTGCTTTCTACCTGCCCGTGGTCATCATGACAGTGTTGTACATCCACATCTCTCtagccagcaggagcagagtgaGGAGGCACAAgcctgaaagcagaaaagagaggaaaagcaagtCTATCAGCTTCTTCAAGGGTCCCCTGATCAAACAGAACAATAACTCTCCCAAGAAGGCTGTGGAAGtgaaggaggaggtgaggaatGGGAAAGTCGATGACCAACCTTCTGCACAGACAGAGGTCACTGGCCatcaggaggagaaggagaccTCCAACGAGTCCAGCACAGTCAGCATGACCCAGACCACAAAAGACAAGCCTACAGCAGAAATCTTGCCAGTGGGGCAAGGGCAGAGCCCCTCGCATCCCCGGGTGAACCCAACTTCCAAGTGGTCCAAGATTAAGATCGTTACCAAGCAGACCGGGACCGAATGCGTCACCGCGATAGAGATCGTCCCAGCCAAGGCTTCTGACCACAATTCCCTGGCCAACAGCCGCCCAGTCAATGTTGCCAGGAAGTTTGCAAGCATCGCCAGGAGCCAAGTACGGAAGAAGCGCCAGATGGCAGCCCGGGAGAAGAAAGTCACTCGCACCATCTTTGCCATCCTGCTGGCCTTCATACTCACATGGACTCCATACAACGTGATGGTCCTCATTAACACCTTCTGTGAGACCTGTGTCCCTGAAACAGTGTGGTCCATTGGCTACTGGCTCTGCTATGTCAACAGCACCATCAACCCAGCCTGCTATGCCCTCTGCAATGCCACTTTCAAGAAAACCTTCAAGCACCTTCTCATGTGCCAGTACAGGAACATTGGCACAGCCAGGTAA
- the CHRM4 gene encoding muscarinic acetylcholine receptor M4 isoform X2: protein MAAENRSAAAGGLPDPMHNLSAQPWQAKMGNLTYDNFTLGNHSEVAIQPPTDYKTVELVFIATVTGSLSLVTVVGNILVMLSIKVNRQLQTVNNYFLFSLACADLIIGVFSMNLYTVYIIKGYWPLGAVVCDLWLALDYVVSNASVMNLLIISFDRYFCVTKPLTYPARRTTKMAGLMIAAAWILSFILWAPAILFWQFIVGKRTVPERECYIQFLSNPAVTFGTAIAAFYLPVVIMTVLYIHISLASRSRVRRHKPESRKERKSKSISFFKGPLIKQNNNSPKKAVEVKEEVRNGKVDDQPSAQTEVTGHQEEKETSNESSTVSMTQTTKDKPTAEILPVGQGQSPSHPRVNPTSKWSKIKIVTKQTGTECVTAIEIVPAKASDHNSLANSRPVNVARKFASIARSQVRKKRQMAAREKKVTRTIFAILLAFILTWTPYNVMVLINTFCETCVPETVWSIGYWLCYVNSTINPACYALCNATFKKTFKHLLMCQYRNIGTAR from the exons ATGGCCGCTGAGAACCGCTCGGCAGCGGCCGGGGGGCTGCCCG ATCCCATGCACAAcctctctgctcagccctggcaggCGAAGATGGGCAACCTCACCTACGACAACTTCACCCTTGGAAACCATTCTGAAGTGGCCATCCAGCCTCCCACCGACTACAAGACAGTGGAGCTGGTGTTCATTGCCACGGTCACTGGCTCGCTCAGCCTTGTCACCGTGGTGGGGAACATCCTGGTGATGCTGTCTATCAAGGTGAACCGACAGCTCCAGACTGTCAACAACTACTTCCTCTTCAGCCTGGCCTGCGCAGACCTCATCATCGGGGTCTTCTCCATGAACCTCTACACAGTCTATATCATCAAAGGCTACTGGCCACTGGGGGCTGTGGTGTGTGACCTGTGGTTGGCCCTGGACTACGTGGTGAGTAATGCCTCTGTCATGAACTTACTCATTATCAGCTTTGACCGCTACTTCTGTGTCACCAAGCCCCTGACGTACCCGGCCCGCAGAACCACCAAGATGGCGGGGCTAATGATCGCGGCCGCCTGGATATTATCCTTCATACTCTGGGCCCCTGCCATCTTGTTCTGGCAGTTCATTGTGGGCAAGAGGACAGTCCCTGAGAGGGAATGTTACATCCAGTTCCTCTCCAACCCAGCAGTGACCTTTGGCACAGCCATCGCTGCTTTCTACCTGCCCGTGGTCATCATGACAGTGTTGTACATCCACATCTCTCtagccagcaggagcagagtgaGGAGGCACAAgcctgaaagcagaaaagagaggaaaagcaagtCTATCAGCTTCTTCAAGGGTCCCCTGATCAAACAGAACAATAACTCTCCCAAGAAGGCTGTGGAAGtgaaggaggaggtgaggaatGGGAAAGTCGATGACCAACCTTCTGCACAGACAGAGGTCACTGGCCatcaggaggagaaggagaccTCCAACGAGTCCAGCACAGTCAGCATGACCCAGACCACAAAAGACAAGCCTACAGCAGAAATCTTGCCAGTGGGGCAAGGGCAGAGCCCCTCGCATCCCCGGGTGAACCCAACTTCCAAGTGGTCCAAGATTAAGATCGTTACCAAGCAGACCGGGACCGAATGCGTCACCGCGATAGAGATCGTCCCAGCCAAGGCTTCTGACCACAATTCCCTGGCCAACAGCCGCCCAGTCAATGTTGCCAGGAAGTTTGCAAGCATCGCCAGGAGCCAAGTACGGAAGAAGCGCCAGATGGCAGCCCGGGAGAAGAAAGTCACTCGCACCATCTTTGCCATCCTGCTGGCCTTCATACTCACATGGACTCCATACAACGTGATGGTCCTCATTAACACCTTCTGTGAGACCTGTGTCCCTGAAACAGTGTGGTCCATTGGCTACTGGCTCTGCTATGTCAACAGCACCATCAACCCAGCCTGCTATGCCCTCTGCAATGCCACTTTCAAGAAAACCTTCAAGCACCTTCTCATGTGCCAGTACAGGAACATTGGCACAGCCAGGTAA